Proteins encoded by one window of Streptomyces sp. NBC_01571:
- a CDS encoding TetR family transcriptional regulator, translating to MAPPTSETLTAERILEVTEEVLRRHGPAKATVVDVARALGVSHGSVYRHFRTKAALREAVTKRWLDRTSQTLARIVGATDETPPEALRQWFGALFAAKRHKAGDDPELFATYTVLLADTSSVVEEHVQELVGQLTDIVGRGVREGDFAAVDGDAAATARALFDATNRFHDPAYAREWEQPGIEAEFTAVVDLVLRGLRP from the coding sequence ATGGCACCACCGACCAGCGAGACCCTGACCGCCGAGCGCATCCTCGAAGTGACCGAGGAGGTGCTGCGCCGCCACGGCCCGGCCAAGGCCACCGTGGTGGACGTGGCCCGCGCGCTCGGCGTCAGCCACGGCAGCGTCTACCGCCACTTCCGTACGAAGGCGGCGCTGCGGGAGGCGGTCACCAAACGCTGGCTGGACCGCACGTCGCAGACGCTGGCCCGGATCGTCGGGGCGACGGACGAGACGCCTCCCGAGGCGCTCAGGCAGTGGTTCGGAGCGCTGTTCGCCGCCAAGCGGCACAAGGCGGGCGACGACCCCGAGCTGTTCGCCACGTACACGGTGCTCCTCGCCGATACCAGCAGCGTGGTCGAGGAACATGTCCAGGAGCTCGTCGGCCAGCTCACGGACATCGTCGGCCGAGGCGTGCGCGAGGGAGACTTCGCGGCGGTGGACGGCGACGCCGCCGCGACGGCCCGCGCGCTCTTCGACGCCACGAACCGCTTCCACGACCCGGCCTACGCCCGCGAATGGGAACAGCCGGGCATCGAGGCCGAGTTCACGGCGGTCGTCGACCTCGTCCTGCGCGGCCTGCGCCCCTGA
- a CDS encoding glycogen debranching N-terminal domain-containing protein translates to MTDRHHLLVHGGTFAAVGDGGDISGVRGGSSPDGLFVRDARHLSRWQLTVDGAVPEALTPVSDGDTARCVLVPRGGRNEPPAYTLFREQAVTDGAFVEALRVTSNRPTPTTVRIALTVDADFTDQFELRSDHRTYAKTGAVRGRRILDDGVEFSYRRGEWRSCTTVASEPPPDGIEETGTGARRLVWTLDLPPHTSAELSLRVAARPHGALKEPEVPASPAAANERLLALEDEFAEGVPFPTGWPELAAACARGLSDLAVLQVPATGPDGEELRVPAAGVPWFLTLLGRDALLTSLFALPYRPRLAAATLPALAATQAVEVGAAAVAQPGKIVHEVRHGELAHFGQVPYGRYYGSVDATPLFLVLLGAYTEQTGDVALARRLESHARAAIGWMLDHGGLTSCGYLVYRADGGGLANQNWKDSPGAICSADGSRPSGPVMAAGAQGYAYDALRRTAHLSRTVWGDEVYAALLEQAAGDLRDRFQRDFWMSEQAFPALALDGDGRQVDALASDAGHLLWSGLLDKEYGELVGRRLLEPDFFSGWGVRTLAADQPAYHPLSYHRGSVWPHDNALITLGLARYGLHDEARTVAHALVDAATAAGHRLPEVLAGYGRATHTEPVPYPHACVRESRSAAAPLALLTAVGGA, encoded by the coding sequence ATGACGGACCGGCATCATCTGCTCGTGCACGGGGGGACGTTCGCCGCCGTGGGTGACGGCGGGGACATCAGCGGGGTGCGGGGCGGCAGCTCCCCGGACGGGTTGTTCGTACGGGACGCCCGGCACCTCAGCCGCTGGCAGCTGACCGTCGACGGCGCGGTGCCCGAGGCGCTGACGCCGGTCTCGGACGGCGACACGGCGCGCTGTGTGCTCGTCCCGCGCGGTGGCCGCAACGAACCGCCCGCGTACACGCTCTTCCGTGAACAGGCGGTCACCGACGGCGCGTTCGTGGAGGCGCTGCGGGTCACCAGCAATCGTCCGACGCCCACGACCGTGCGGATCGCGCTCACCGTGGACGCCGACTTCACGGACCAGTTCGAGCTGCGCTCCGACCACCGCACGTACGCCAAGACCGGCGCCGTACGAGGGCGCCGGATCCTGGACGACGGGGTGGAGTTCAGCTACCGGCGCGGGGAGTGGCGGTCCTGTACGACGGTCGCCTCCGAGCCGCCGCCGGACGGGATCGAGGAGACGGGCACGGGCGCCCGGCGCCTCGTCTGGACCCTGGACCTCCCGCCGCACACCTCGGCGGAGCTGTCGCTGCGCGTCGCGGCGCGTCCGCACGGCGCGCTGAAGGAGCCGGAGGTGCCTGCCTCCCCCGCCGCGGCGAACGAGCGGCTGCTCGCGCTGGAGGACGAGTTCGCGGAGGGTGTGCCCTTCCCGACCGGCTGGCCGGAGCTGGCGGCGGCCTGCGCGCGCGGGCTGTCGGACCTCGCGGTGCTCCAGGTCCCGGCGACCGGCCCGGACGGCGAGGAGCTGCGGGTGCCGGCCGCGGGTGTCCCCTGGTTCCTCACGCTGCTGGGCCGTGACGCCCTGCTGACCTCGCTGTTCGCGCTTCCCTACCGGCCGCGGCTCGCCGCCGCCACGCTGCCCGCGCTCGCCGCGACCCAGGCGGTCGAGGTGGGGGCGGCCGCGGTGGCCCAGCCCGGCAAGATCGTGCACGAGGTGCGGCACGGCGAGCTGGCGCACTTCGGGCAGGTGCCGTACGGGCGGTACTACGGGTCGGTGGACGCCACGCCGCTGTTCCTGGTGCTGCTCGGCGCGTACACCGAGCAGACCGGTGACGTGGCCCTGGCCCGGCGGCTGGAGTCGCACGCGCGCGCGGCGATCGGCTGGATGCTGGACCACGGCGGCCTGACCTCGTGCGGCTATCTCGTCTACCGCGCGGACGGCGGCGGTCTCGCCAACCAGAACTGGAAGGACTCCCCGGGCGCGATCTGCTCGGCGGACGGCAGTCGTCCCAGCGGCCCGGTGATGGCGGCGGGCGCGCAGGGATACGCGTACGACGCACTGCGCCGCACCGCCCATCTGTCCCGTACGGTCTGGGGCGACGAGGTCTACGCGGCCCTTCTGGAGCAGGCCGCCGGTGATCTCCGCGACCGCTTCCAGCGGGACTTCTGGATGAGCGAACAGGCCTTCCCCGCGCTGGCGTTGGACGGTGACGGCCGCCAGGTCGACGCGCTCGCCTCGGACGCGGGCCATCTGCTGTGGTCCGGTCTCCTGGACAAGGAGTACGGCGAACTGGTCGGCCGGCGGCTGCTGGAGCCGGACTTCTTCTCGGGCTGGGGCGTACGCACCCTGGCCGCCGACCAGCCCGCGTACCACCCGCTGTCGTACCACCGCGGCTCGGTCTGGCCGCACGACAACGCGCTGATCACGCTGGGGCTGGCCCGCTACGGCCTGCACGACGAGGCCCGCACGGTCGCCCACGCCCTGGTCGACGCGGCCACGGCGGCCGGCCACCGGCTCCCCGAGGTCCTCGCGGGCTACGGCCGCGCCACGCACACGGAGCCGGTGCCCTACCCGCACGCGTGCGTACGGGAGTCGAGGTCGGCGGCGGCGCCGCTGGCGCTGCTGACGGCGGTGGGGGGAGCCTGA
- the dusB gene encoding tRNA dihydrouridine synthase DusB — protein sequence MSTTVLAPATPLSIGPHTVQPPVVLAPMAGITNAPFRTLCREFSGGKGLFVSEMITTRALVERNEKTMQLIRFDATEQPRSIQLYGVDPATVGKAVRMIAEEDLADHIDLNFGCPVPKVTRKGGGSALPYKRNLLRAILREAVSGAGDLPVTMKMRKGIDDDHITFLDAGRIAVEEGVTAIALHGRTAAQHYGGTADWDAIARLKEHVPEIPVLGNGDIWSAEDALRMVRETGCDGVVVGRGCLGRPWLFADLVAAFEGRADVRAEGPDGHGGSPTLREVAAVMVRHATLLGEWLGDEARGVIDFRKHVAWYLKGFAVGSDMRKRLAITSSMAELADGLAELDLDQSWPTGADGPRGRTSGNNRVVLPDGWLKDPYDCAGISEDAELDTSGG from the coding sequence ATGTCCACGACCGTCCTCGCCCCCGCCACCCCGCTGTCGATCGGCCCCCACACCGTCCAGCCGCCCGTCGTCCTGGCCCCCATGGCCGGGATCACGAACGCGCCCTTCCGTACCCTGTGCAGGGAGTTCAGCGGAGGCAAGGGCCTGTTCGTCAGCGAGATGATCACCACGCGGGCGCTGGTCGAGCGCAACGAGAAGACCATGCAGCTGATCCGCTTCGACGCGACCGAGCAGCCGCGTTCGATCCAGCTGTACGGCGTGGACCCGGCGACCGTCGGCAAGGCCGTCCGCATGATCGCGGAGGAGGACCTCGCCGACCACATCGACCTCAACTTCGGCTGCCCGGTGCCGAAGGTGACGCGCAAGGGCGGCGGCTCCGCCCTCCCCTACAAGCGCAACCTGCTGCGGGCGATCCTGCGGGAGGCCGTGAGCGGCGCCGGGGACCTGCCCGTCACGATGAAGATGCGCAAGGGCATCGACGACGACCACATCACCTTCCTGGACGCCGGCCGGATCGCCGTGGAGGAGGGTGTCACCGCCATCGCGCTGCACGGCCGCACCGCCGCTCAGCACTACGGCGGCACGGCGGACTGGGACGCCATCGCGCGCCTCAAGGAGCACGTGCCGGAGATCCCCGTCCTCGGCAACGGCGACATCTGGTCCGCCGAGGACGCGCTGCGGATGGTGCGCGAGACCGGCTGCGACGGCGTCGTGGTCGGGCGCGGCTGCCTCGGCCGGCCGTGGCTGTTCGCCGACCTGGTGGCCGCCTTCGAGGGACGTGCGGACGTCCGGGCCGAAGGCCCCGACGGACACGGCGGCAGCCCGACCCTCCGTGAGGTCGCGGCCGTCATGGTCCGGCACGCCACCCTGCTCGGCGAGTGGCTCGGCGACGAGGCCCGCGGCGTCATCGATTTCCGGAAGCACGTGGCCTGGTACCTGAAGGGCTTCGCGGTCGGTTCCGACATGCGAAAGCGCCTCGCGATCACCTCGTCGATGGCCGAACTCGCGGACGGGCTCGCCGAGTTGGACCTCGACCAGTCGTGGCCGACCGGCGCCGACGGCCCCCGTGGCCGCACCTCCGGCAACAACCGGGTCGTCCTGCCGGACGGCTGGCTGAAGGACCCGTACGACTGCGCGGGCATCAGCGAGGACGCCGAACTGGACACCTCCGGGGGCTGA
- a CDS encoding ROK family transcriptional regulator, translated as MTGMTGRAAKGMRAGNQASSGDLLELVRSGRATTRGALQQATGLSRATVGQRLDRLFRAGWLREGAGGPVDSPLGGRPSITLEFDDAHAVVLAADLDTRHGRAAVVSLTGEIQAEHHGPLRIEDGPDAVLGELGGWFAELLEKAGRPVGSVCGIGLAVPGPVDSETGRVVQPPIMPGWDGYDIRGRLGRAFAEHTGSGGAGVPVLVDNDANLMAYGEQRAGYPDCSAFALVKVSTGIGAGMVVGGSIYRGVDGGAGDIGHIRVGADALCRCGSYGCLAAVASGGAVARRLTESGVPAASGSDVRDLLTAGHPEATALAREAGRQVGDVLATVVTLLNPGVLMIAGDLAGTPFLTGVRELLYQRALPRSTAHLDVVTSRLGERAGLVGAGALVVEYLYAPERVEERLAALGV; from the coding sequence ATGACCGGCATGACGGGAAGGGCGGCGAAGGGCATGAGGGCCGGGAACCAGGCAAGCTCCGGAGATCTGCTCGAACTGGTGCGCAGCGGCCGTGCCACGACGCGCGGCGCGCTCCAGCAGGCCACCGGTCTGTCGCGGGCCACGGTCGGCCAGCGCCTCGACCGGCTCTTCCGTGCGGGCTGGCTGCGTGAGGGCGCGGGCGGCCCGGTGGACTCACCGCTGGGCGGCCGCCCTTCCATCACCCTGGAGTTCGACGACGCGCACGCCGTCGTCCTCGCCGCCGACCTCGACACCCGGCACGGCCGGGCCGCCGTGGTCTCGCTGACCGGCGAGATCCAGGCCGAGCACCACGGCCCGCTGCGGATCGAGGACGGCCCGGACGCCGTCCTCGGTGAACTGGGCGGCTGGTTCGCCGAACTGCTGGAGAAGGCCGGGCGGCCGGTCGGTTCGGTGTGCGGGATCGGGCTGGCGGTGCCGGGCCCGGTCGACAGCGAGACCGGCCGGGTCGTGCAGCCGCCGATCATGCCGGGCTGGGACGGTTACGACATCCGGGGGCGCCTGGGGCGCGCCTTCGCGGAGCACACGGGCAGTGGCGGTGCCGGGGTCCCCGTCCTCGTCGACAACGACGCCAACCTGATGGCGTACGGCGAACAGCGCGCCGGGTACCCGGACTGCTCGGCGTTCGCCCTGGTCAAGGTCTCCACCGGTATCGGCGCGGGCATGGTCGTCGGCGGCTCCATCTACCGGGGTGTCGACGGGGGCGCCGGCGACATAGGGCACATCCGGGTCGGCGCCGACGCGCTGTGCCGGTGCGGGTCGTACGGCTGTCTGGCCGCCGTCGCGAGCGGAGGCGCCGTGGCGCGGCGGCTCACGGAGTCCGGAGTGCCGGCCGCGTCCGGCTCGGACGTGCGCGACCTGCTGACGGCCGGGCACCCGGAGGCGACGGCGCTCGCGCGGGAGGCCGGGCGCCAGGTCGGGGACGTCCTCGCGACCGTCGTCACCCTGCTCAACCCGGGTGTGCTGATGATCGCCGGAGACCTGGCGGGAACCCCGTTCCTCACGGGCGTGCGCGAGCTGTTGTACCAGCGGGCGCTGCCCCGCTCCACCGCTCATCTGGACGTGGTGACGTCGAGGCTCGGCGAGCGGGCCGGACTGGTCGGTGCCGGCGCGCTGGTCGTGGAGTACCTGTACGCGCCGGAGCGGGTCGAGGAACGGCTGGCGGCGCTGGGCGTGTGA
- a CDS encoding MFS transporter, which translates to MPELTPRRRLLVLAICCMSLLIVSLDNTVLNVALPSMQKELHASVAGLQWTIDAYTLVLASLLMLAGSTADRIGRRRIFKAGLVIFTVGSVLCSVAPNLESLVAFRMVQAVGGSMLNPVAMSIITNTFTDPRERARAIGAWGGVVGISMAAGPLVGGLLVDSVGWRSIFWINLPVGLAALLLTWRYVPESRAPKARRPDPVGQVLVIALLGSLTYAIIEAPSSGVARTTVFGAIAVAALLGLLWYEPRRAEPLIDLRFFRSAPFSGATVIAVSAFAALSGFLFLSTLYLQNVRGLDALHAGLWMLPMAAMCFVCAPLSGRLVGSRGPRLSLLIAGVATTASGLLFAAFEAETSNVTLVIGYVLFGLGFGFVNAPITNTAVSGMPRTQAGVAAAVASTSRQIGGTLGVAVIGAVLASGIHASAYRETFVAAARPGWWILTGCGLAVLVLGALTSGRWARGTAERTARQLAPAEAETREPVGARAQDAPAA; encoded by the coding sequence ATGCCCGAGCTCACCCCACGCCGCCGCCTCCTGGTGCTCGCGATCTGCTGTATGAGTCTGCTGATCGTGAGCCTGGACAACACGGTACTGAACGTCGCCCTGCCCTCGATGCAGAAGGAACTGCACGCGAGCGTCGCCGGCCTCCAGTGGACGATCGACGCGTACACGCTGGTCCTCGCGTCGCTGCTGATGCTCGCGGGTTCGACCGCCGACCGCATCGGCCGCCGCCGGATCTTCAAGGCGGGCCTGGTGATCTTCACCGTCGGCTCGGTGCTGTGCTCCGTCGCCCCGAACCTCGAATCGCTGGTCGCCTTCCGCATGGTGCAGGCGGTCGGCGGTTCGATGCTGAACCCGGTGGCGATGTCGATCATCACCAACACCTTCACGGACCCGCGCGAGCGCGCCCGCGCGATCGGCGCCTGGGGCGGCGTGGTCGGCATATCGATGGCCGCGGGCCCGCTGGTGGGCGGACTCCTGGTGGACTCGGTCGGCTGGCGCTCAATCTTCTGGATCAATCTTCCGGTGGGCCTCGCCGCCCTCCTGCTCACCTGGCGGTATGTCCCGGAGTCCCGCGCCCCCAAGGCCCGCCGTCCCGACCCGGTCGGCCAGGTCCTCGTCATCGCGCTGCTCGGCTCGCTGACGTACGCGATCATCGAGGCGCCCAGCTCCGGCGTCGCCAGGACCACCGTCTTCGGCGCGATCGCCGTCGCCGCCCTGCTCGGCCTGCTGTGGTACGAGCCCCGGCGCGCCGAACCCCTCATCGACCTGCGCTTCTTCCGTTCGGCGCCGTTCAGCGGGGCCACGGTCATCGCCGTCAGCGCGTTCGCGGCGCTCAGCGGCTTCCTGTTCCTGTCGACGCTCTATCTTCAGAACGTCCGCGGCCTGGACGCGCTGCACGCGGGCCTGTGGATGCTGCCCATGGCGGCGATGTGCTTCGTGTGCGCGCCGCTGTCCGGGCGACTGGTCGGCAGTCGGGGGCCGCGTCTGTCCCTGCTGATCGCGGGCGTCGCGACCACCGCGAGCGGGCTGCTGTTCGCCGCGTTCGAGGCCGAGACGTCGAATGTCACGCTCGTCATCGGCTACGTGCTGTTCGGCCTGGGCTTCGGCTTCGTCAACGCCCCCATCACCAACACCGCCGTCTCCGGGATGCCCCGCACCCAGGCCGGTGTCGCCGCGGCCGTCGCCTCGACCAGCCGTCAGATCGGCGGCACCCTGGGCGTCGCCGTGATCGGCGCGGTCCTCGCCTCCGGCATCCACGCCTCCGCGTACCGGGAGACGTTCGTCGCGGCCGCCCGCCCCGGCTGGTGGATCCTCACCGGCTGCGGTCTCGCCGTCCTCGTCCTCGGCGCCCTGACGAGCGGACGCTGGGCGCGCGGCACCGCCGAACGCACGGCACGGCAGCTGGCGCCCGCGGAGGCGGAGACGCGCGAGCCGGTGGGCGCCCGCGCCCAGGACGCGCCGGCCGCCTAG
- a CDS encoding VOC family protein, producing MVAPPAGPGPAPVTAELQCVVLDCPDPHRLAGFYAQLLGGEVDRPDKRWALGEGWATLHTPSGPVLAFQRVAEYQPPRWPEPGRPQQFHLDFGVPDLDLAREQVLALGATVLDDPDGRGWHIYADPAGHPFCLVRH from the coding sequence CTGGTCGCTCCGCCGGCCGGCCCGGGACCCGCCCCCGTCACCGCCGAACTGCAGTGCGTCGTGCTGGACTGCCCGGACCCGCACCGGCTCGCCGGGTTCTACGCGCAACTGCTCGGCGGCGAGGTCGACCGGCCCGACAAACGCTGGGCGCTCGGCGAGGGCTGGGCGACGCTCCACACGCCGTCCGGTCCGGTCCTGGCCTTCCAGCGGGTGGCGGAGTACCAGCCGCCGCGTTGGCCGGAGCCCGGCCGGCCCCAGCAGTTCCATCTGGACTTCGGCGTCCCCGACCTGGACCTCGCGCGCGAACAGGTCCTGGCGCTCGGCGCGACCGTCCTCGACGACCCCGACGGGCGCGGCTGGCACATCTACGCGGATCCGGCCGGGCACCCGTTCTGCCTGGTCCGCCACTGA
- a CDS encoding helix-turn-helix transcriptional regulator: MVRETTTTPGPAAGAAPRGSAIRRHELAAFLRNRRERITPEQVGLPRGRRRRTPGLRREEVAQLSSVGVTWYTWLEQARDIQVSEQVLDALARTLLLDSSERAHLFQLAGAVDPTPAARCPTITPALRQMLTQLEPVPACIQNSRYDILAYNRTYARLMMSDLDAVAPEDRNCMVLVYTHEEWRRSIVLLDETMRMMAAKLRASMAGHLGEPAWKMLVKRLRTESAEFREIWERYEVFGGARSKTKQFLNPYVGLLTLDHTDLWLAPDMGARMVTYAPTDEASREGLEKLHEIARAAETEAA, from the coding sequence ATGGTGCGGGAGACGACCACCACCCCGGGCCCGGCCGCCGGCGCCGCCCCGCGCGGAAGCGCGATCCGGCGGCACGAACTCGCCGCCTTCCTGCGCAACCGGCGCGAACGCATCACGCCGGAGCAGGTCGGACTGCCCCGCGGCCGCCGCCGGCGCACCCCGGGACTGCGCCGCGAGGAGGTCGCCCAGCTCTCGTCCGTGGGCGTCACCTGGTACACCTGGCTCGAACAGGCCCGCGACATCCAGGTCTCCGAACAGGTTCTCGACGCGCTGGCCCGCACCCTGCTGCTGGACTCCAGCGAGCGCGCCCACCTCTTCCAACTGGCCGGCGCCGTCGACCCCACGCCCGCCGCGCGGTGCCCGACCATCACCCCGGCCCTGCGCCAGATGCTGACCCAGCTGGAGCCGGTCCCGGCCTGCATCCAGAACAGCCGGTACGACATCCTGGCGTACAACCGCACATACGCCCGGTTGATGATGAGCGACCTGGACGCGGTGGCGCCCGAGGACCGCAACTGCATGGTCCTCGTCTACACCCACGAGGAGTGGCGCAGGTCGATCGTGCTCCTCGACGAGACCATGCGCATGATGGCCGCCAAGTTGCGCGCCTCGATGGCCGGACACCTCGGCGAGCCCGCCTGGAAGATGCTGGTGAAACGGCTGCGGACGGAGTCGGCGGAGTTCCGCGAGATCTGGGAGCGGTACGAGGTGTTCGGAGGTGCCCGCAGCAAGACGAAGCAGTTCCTGAACCCGTACGTCGGGCTCCTGACCCTCGATCACACCGACCTGTGGCTCGCCCCCGACATGGGCGCCCGGATGGTGACCTACGCCCCGACCGACGAGGCGAGCCGTGAGGGGCTGGAGAAGCTGCACGAGATCGCGCGGGCGGCGGAGACCGAGGCGGCCTAG
- a CDS encoding aldo/keto reductase: MRTRPLGTTGPRVAALGLGCMGMSALYGDADRAESIATVHAALEAGVTLLDTGDFYAMGHNEMLIGEALRTAPAALREQALTSVKFGALRDPDGGWSGYDGRPAAVKNFAAYSLQRLGVDHIDVYRIARADPGVPIEETVGAIAELVEKGHVRHIGLSEVGADTIRRAAATAPISDLQIEYSLISRGIEDEVLPTTRELGIGITAYGVLSRGLISGHFTADRELGANDFRAMSPRFQGENLRHNLTLVEALRKVAEQKSVSVAQIAIAWVLSRGEDIVPLVGARTPQRLAEALGALDVTLDAGDLAAIEEAVPDGAAAGDRYPQAQMTHLGTER; the protein is encoded by the coding sequence ATGCGCACCCGCCCCCTCGGAACGACCGGCCCCCGGGTCGCCGCCCTCGGCCTCGGCTGCATGGGCATGTCCGCGCTGTACGGCGACGCGGACCGCGCCGAGTCCATCGCGACCGTCCACGCCGCACTCGAAGCCGGCGTGACCCTGCTGGACACCGGCGACTTCTACGCCATGGGCCACAACGAGATGCTCATCGGCGAAGCCCTGCGCACCGCCCCCGCGGCCCTGCGCGAACAGGCCCTGACCAGCGTCAAGTTCGGCGCGCTGCGCGACCCGGACGGCGGCTGGAGCGGCTACGACGGCCGCCCCGCCGCGGTGAAGAACTTCGCCGCGTACTCCCTCCAGCGCCTCGGCGTGGACCACATCGACGTCTACCGGATCGCGCGGGCCGACCCCGGCGTGCCGATCGAGGAGACGGTCGGCGCGATCGCCGAACTGGTCGAGAAGGGCCATGTCCGGCACATCGGCCTCAGCGAGGTCGGCGCCGACACCATCCGCCGGGCCGCCGCCACCGCCCCCATCAGCGACCTGCAGATCGAGTACTCGCTCATCTCCCGGGGCATCGAGGACGAGGTACTGCCGACCACCCGCGAGCTGGGCATCGGGATCACCGCGTACGGCGTGCTCTCCCGCGGACTGATCTCCGGCCACTTCACCGCCGACCGGGAACTGGGCGCGAACGACTTCCGCGCCATGAGCCCCCGCTTCCAGGGCGAGAACCTGCGGCACAACCTCACCCTCGTCGAGGCGCTGCGCAAGGTCGCCGAGCAGAAGAGCGTCTCCGTCGCCCAGATCGCCATCGCGTGGGTGCTCTCGCGCGGCGAGGACATCGTGCCCCTGGTCGGCGCCCGCACCCCGCAGCGGCTGGCGGAGGCACTGGGCGCCCTGGACGTCACGCTCGACGCCGGGGACCTCGCCGCCATCGAGGAGGCCGTGCCGGACGGCGCCGCCGCGGGCGACCGCTACCCGCAGGCGCAGATGACGCACCTCGGCACGGAGCGCTGA
- a CDS encoding MFS transporter, with amino-acid sequence MTETGTLTAPVRSPSAPPLLSGLGLFTVLLGAALPLIDFFIVNVALPTIGRDLHASEAVLELVVAGYGVSYAVLLVLGGRLGDLFGRRQLFLGGMAAFGLTSLACGLAPSAWTLVAARVAQGAASAAMLPQVLATIQAATAGGRRAKAMGLYGATAGLSMVAGQILGGLLVAADIAGTGWRAVFLVNVPVVLLGLVLAARAVPETRSQHPEPIDTPGTVLLALSLLTLLAPLTEGRAAGRPLWTWLSLALFPLVAAAFYHVERREDRAGRTPLVPPSLFALTSLRRGLIMIVPFSIGFSGFMFVIAVALQQGADLGPVAAGLALAPMAVVFFVTSLCGPRLIARYGTRVVTAGGLIQAVGVALIALTVWRSWPDLGVWELLPGTAVAGAGQALQLPVLIRIVLSEVPAARAGVGSGVMATTQQSALAVGVATLGTLFLSLVPGHGMRDALVTTLLVQLAGVALTAALSLRLPRKVG; translated from the coding sequence GTGACCGAAACCGGAACTCTGACCGCACCCGTCCGATCACCGTCCGCGCCACCCCTTCTCAGTGGCCTCGGACTCTTCACCGTGTTGCTCGGTGCCGCACTGCCGCTCATCGACTTCTTCATCGTCAACGTAGCCCTCCCGACCATCGGCCGGGACCTGCACGCGAGCGAAGCCGTCCTCGAACTCGTCGTCGCCGGGTACGGGGTCTCGTACGCCGTCCTGCTCGTTCTGGGCGGCCGGCTCGGCGACCTCTTCGGACGGCGGCAGCTCTTCCTCGGGGGCATGGCGGCCTTCGGCCTGACCTCGCTGGCGTGCGGGCTCGCGCCCAGCGCCTGGACGCTGGTCGCGGCCCGTGTCGCGCAGGGCGCGGCGTCCGCCGCGATGCTGCCGCAGGTGCTCGCCACCATCCAGGCGGCGACCGCGGGAGGGCGCCGCGCCAAGGCCATGGGCCTGTACGGCGCGACGGCCGGACTGTCCATGGTGGCCGGGCAGATACTCGGCGGCCTCCTGGTCGCCGCGGACATCGCGGGCACCGGCTGGCGCGCGGTGTTCCTCGTGAACGTCCCCGTCGTCCTCCTCGGCCTGGTCCTGGCCGCACGGGCCGTGCCCGAGACCCGCTCGCAGCACCCGGAGCCGATCGACACCCCCGGCACCGTCCTGCTCGCCCTCTCGCTGCTGACGCTCCTGGCCCCGCTGACGGAGGGCCGCGCGGCGGGCAGGCCGCTGTGGACCTGGCTGTCACTGGCCCTGTTCCCCCTGGTCGCGGCGGCGTTCTACCACGTCGAGCGCCGGGAGGACCGCGCCGGCCGCACTCCCCTGGTGCCGCCGAGCCTGTTCGCGCTGACCTCACTGCGGCGGGGCCTGATCATGATCGTGCCGTTCTCGATCGGCTTCAGCGGCTTCATGTTCGTGATCGCGGTGGCCCTGCAGCAGGGCGCGGACCTCGGTCCGGTGGCGGCCGGGCTGGCCCTCGCCCCGATGGCCGTGGTCTTCTTCGTCACCTCTCTCTGCGGGCCGCGCCTGATCGCCCGCTACGGCACCCGGGTCGTCACCGCGGGCGGCCTGATCCAGGCGGTGGGCGTGGCCCTCATCGCGCTGACCGTGTGGCGGTCCTGGCCGGACCTCGGGGTGTGGGAGCTGCTCCCGGGCACGGCGGTCGCCGGTGCGGGCCAGGCGCTCCAGTTGCCGGTGCTCATCCGGATCGTCCTCTCCGAGGTACCGGCCGCGCGGGCCGGTGTCGGCAGTGGCGTGATGGCGACCACCCAGCAGTCGGCGCTCGCCGTCGGCGTCGCCACCCTGGGCACCCTGTTCCTGTCCCTGGTCCCGGGTCACGGCATGCGGGACGCCCTGGTGACGACGCTGCTGGTGCAGCTGGCGGGCGTGGCCCTGACGGCGGCACTGAGCCTGCGGCTGCCGCGCAAGGTCGGCTGA